The sequence TGATACTTTAGTGGCTCTTAAAAGAGCCTTTGGGGAGAGTGGGGATGGTGTCAAGCCTCTTAATTACTTGTTCTTGCCAGGCTTGTGGCTCTCCGTTTTCTTAGGCAACAAGACAGCCTGGATATTGGGTAAGACGCCGCCCTGGGCAATGGTGACACCCCCAAGTAACTTGTTGAGCTCTTCGTCATTTCTCACAGCTAGTTGCAAATGGCGAGGGATGATGCGCGTCTTCTTATTGTCTCGGGCCGCGTTCCCCGCCAGCTCCAGAATCTCTGCGGTCAGGTATTCGAGAACCGCCGCTAGATACACCGGCGCGCCGGCCCCCACCCGCTCCGCGTAGTTGCCTTTGCGCAGCAAGCGGTGCACTCGCCCCACCGGGAACTGCAGGCCAGCGCGGGACGATCGAGACTTGGCCTTGGCGCGAGCTTTGCCTCCCTGCTTTCCGCGTCCTGACATTACGGCTAAAAACGCAGCTACAGCTTCTTTTTCAAGGAGAAGGATGTGGAAAGGATAACCAATTTGATGTAATTTATAAGAGCTACCGGGAGGGGTGATGGGAAGTAGTTTGATTGGCTAAAAGCGGAGCCCGATCAAACAGCCaataggaaagcagaaagcagccTCTTCGTTTGCATCCTGCACTGCGAGGAAGTGACGGATGTCTTAAGTACCTACCAATCGCTGGGAGCCACATTAAAGGCCCTTATTTGCATGCCagtatttttaaagagagaaggCTTTCAAACAAAacgctattttgttttgttttttactgagtggcaatttttttccagtttagagTGGTAGGTTTTTTCCAGCTTAGAGCAGGGGGAATTCCCAAGGACGATCCAAAAGGACTGCAGAGGGCCTCAAGCAGATGCAGAGTTATTCCCACTCAAGGGTACGAGATTCTGAAGCCAATTACCCCCTTGAGCCCTAAATTACCCTCCAAGTCCCGCCCTTCTGTCTCGCCACAGCCAAACTACCCTAAAGAATATTCTACTAAGGGcgcctcctttctctctcaattTAGTCTCCGCCTGCTGTCTGGCTTCGCCCAACCCCCGCCCGCCTCCGCTCCTCGGAATCCTGTGTGACCAAGAGCTAAAATAGATTTGTCATCCTCCTCTTGACCTCCAGGAGGCGTCCGATATCGCCTTGAAACGTGCTCTCTTGGCTTTC comes from Diceros bicornis minor isolate mBicDic1 chromosome 4, mDicBic1.mat.cur, whole genome shotgun sequence and encodes:
- the LOC131404404 gene encoding histone H2A type 2-B gives rise to the protein MSGRGKQGGKARAKAKSRSSRAGLQFPVGRVHRLLRKGNYAERVGAGAPVYLAAVLEYLTAEILELAGNAARDNKKTRIIPRHLQLAVRNDEELNKLLGGVTIAQGGVLPNIQAVLLPKKTESHKPGKNK